The following are encoded together in the Synchiropus splendidus isolate RoL2022-P1 chromosome 7, RoL_Sspl_1.0, whole genome shotgun sequence genome:
- the LOC128762609 gene encoding corticotropin-releasing factor-binding protein-like, whose protein sequence is MSAPLRALLLLFLLSLSSRSIVSRYIDDSDFSDGLLSLISMEKREAEDFVFQRPLRCLDMLATEGSFTFKASRPQPACATFIIAEPSEVISLELSDVSIDCEEGDFIKMFDGWVLKGEKFPSSQDHPLPLHQRYTDYCSSSAAGSSSRSSQNVAMIFFRIQSPDSGFTLAVRKLHNPFPCNIMSQSPEGSFTMVMPYQRRNCSFSIIYPVEIRMTELSLGQARSNELSLQQRLRLGCSGSGDYVELLGGNGVDTSTMFPVADLCFSTGGLARMKISCDNSVVRLVSSGTFINRVSFQYRLLDRSEMPRNPENSLDNLCSMY, encoded by the exons ATGTCTGCGCCTCTGCGagccctgctgctcctcttcctgctTTCCCTCTCATCCAGGAGCATCGTCAGCCGCTACATCGAC GACAGCGACTTCTCCGATGGACTATTGTCTCTTATCTCTatggagaaaagagaggcgGAGGATTTTGTTTTCCAAAGACCTCTCA GGTGCTTGGACATGCTAGCCACCGAAGGCTCCTTCACCTTCAAAGCCTCCCGACCGCAGCCCGCCTGCGCCACCTTCATCATCGCCGAGCCCAGTGAGGTCATCAGTCTGGAGCTCTCTGACGTCAGCATCGACTGCGAGGAGGGCGACTTCATCAAG ATGTTTGACGGCTGGGTACTAAAGGGTGAGAAGTTCCCCAGCAGCCAGGACCACCCGCTCCCGCTGCACCAGCGCTACACCGACTACTGTTCCTCCTCCGCGGCCGGCTCATCCAGCCGCTCCTCGCAGAACGTAGCCATGATCTTTTTCCGCATCCAGAGTCCTGACAGTGGCTTCACCCTCGCCGTGCGAAAGCTGCACAATCCCTTCC cttgtAACATCATGTCACAGAGTCCAGAAGGCAGTTTCACCATGGTAATGCCGTATCAGCGCAGGAACTGCAGCTTCTCCATCATCTATCCGGTGGAGATCCGGATGACAGAACTCAGCCTGGGGCAGGCCCGCAGCAACGAGCTGAGCCTACAA CAGCGCTTGAGGTTGGGTTGTTCCGGTTCGGGTGACTACGTGGAGCTGCTGGGAGGAAATGGGGTCGACACTTCTACCATGTTTCCAGTCGCTGATTTGTGTTTCTCTACCGGAGGCCTCG cACGCATGAAGATCAGCTGCGATAACTCAGTGGTGCGTTTGGTGTCCAGTGGAACTTTTATCAACCGTGTCTCCTTCCAATACCGTCTACTGGACCGCAGTGAGATGCCGCGCAACCCAGAGAACAGTCTGGACAACCTCTGCTCCATGTACTGA